Proteins co-encoded in one Streptomyces sp. SLBN-31 genomic window:
- a CDS encoding Gfo/Idh/MocA family protein: protein MTRKTVRIAMNGVTGRMGYRQHLVRSILAIREQGGLDLGDGTVLWPEPILVGRREHALRALAEQHGLAPENISTDVAAVLADPGVDIYFDAQVTSAREDAIKKAIAAGKHIYTEKPTATGLDGALELARLANQAGIKHGVVQDKLFLPGLLKLKRLIDGGFFGRILSVRGEFGYWVFEGDWQSAQRPSWNYRAEDGGGIVVDMFPHWEYVLHELFGRVKSVQAIATTHIPQRWDENGKPYDATADDAAYGIFELDGGAIAQINSSWAVRVNRDELVEFQVDGTEGSAVAGLRNCCVQHRSMTPMPVWNPDLPATYSFRDQWQEIPDNDDFDNGFKAQWELFLRHVYADAPYHWDLLAGARGVQLAELGLKSSAEGVRIDVPEIQL, encoded by the coding sequence TGAACGGCGTGACCGGACGCATGGGCTACCGCCAGCACCTGGTCCGCTCGATCCTGGCCATCCGCGAACAGGGCGGCCTCGACCTCGGCGACGGCACCGTGCTGTGGCCGGAACCGATCCTGGTCGGCCGCCGCGAGCATGCCCTCAGGGCGCTCGCCGAGCAGCACGGCCTGGCCCCGGAGAACATCTCGACGGACGTCGCCGCGGTCCTCGCCGACCCGGGCGTCGACATCTACTTCGACGCCCAGGTGACCTCGGCCCGCGAGGACGCGATCAAGAAGGCCATCGCGGCGGGCAAGCACATCTACACCGAGAAGCCGACGGCCACCGGCCTGGACGGCGCGCTGGAGCTCGCCCGCCTCGCGAACCAGGCCGGCATCAAGCACGGCGTCGTCCAGGACAAGCTCTTCCTCCCCGGCCTGCTCAAGCTCAAACGCCTCATCGACGGCGGCTTCTTCGGCCGGATCCTGTCCGTGCGCGGCGAGTTCGGCTACTGGGTCTTCGAGGGCGACTGGCAGAGTGCCCAGCGCCCGTCGTGGAACTACCGTGCCGAGGACGGCGGCGGCATCGTTGTCGACATGTTCCCGCACTGGGAGTACGTCCTGCACGAGCTGTTCGGCCGGGTGAAGTCCGTGCAGGCCATCGCCACCACCCACATCCCGCAGCGCTGGGACGAGAACGGCAAGCCCTACGACGCCACCGCCGACGACGCCGCCTACGGCATCTTCGAGCTCGACGGCGGCGCGATCGCCCAGATCAACTCCTCCTGGGCGGTGCGCGTCAACCGCGACGAACTCGTCGAGTTCCAGGTCGACGGCACCGAGGGCTCCGCCGTCGCGGGCCTGCGCAACTGCTGCGTCCAGCACCGCTCCATGACGCCCATGCCGGTCTGGAACCCCGATCTCCCGGCCACCTACTCCTTCCGCGACCAGTGGCAGGAGATCCCCGACAACGACGACTTCGACAACGGCTTCAAGGCCCAGTGGGAGCTGTTCCTGCGGCACGTCTACGCCGACGCCCCTTACCACTGGGACCTCCTGGCCGGCGCCCGCGGCGTCCAGCTCGCCGAGCTGGGCCTGAAGTCCTCGGCCGAGGGCGTCCGCATCGACGTACCGGAGATCCAGCTGTGA